One genomic region from Harpia harpyja isolate bHarHar1 chromosome 1, bHarHar1 primary haplotype, whole genome shotgun sequence encodes:
- the ZNF217 gene encoding zinc finger protein 217 isoform X2: MPTQPLLAYMDGPDGIASTVGAQMENNDASMTIKGTNTISYKSLQEKFLMQTEGCMPLDCMFCDETFKHPEELGKHVLTQHRPTLCEPAVLRVEAEYLSPLDKCKVRKNLSSPNNEKDREELSCEVCGQTFDEAFDVEAHMKKHKDSFTYWCSVCGRRFKEPWFLKNHMRTHTGKPGSRNKHQQGSESPITINEVVQEHVTENVTSPYKICMVCGFLFLNKETLIEHSKVHTKESVPSGESPQVTGEPNAEETSRREEFLRFLNLRPNLVPENDKSQKPVKWIAELDPFNTYQAWQLATKGKVAVSHGQVKEPGQEGSTDNDDSCSEKEDLGEIWNANKGSQTETTGKSKVNKNSSYTGNGNLSQDKLKHPGGEVPSMEMDSKLSQNKEKPTHCSECGKAFRTYHQLVLHSRVHKRDRRTDGETSVASRTCCADIIATLDENGAGERIEGGSEDGSEDGLPETLNLDKNEDGLERAKVKNLGASRECSYCGKYFRSNYYLNIHLRTHTGEKPYKCEFCDYAAAQKTSLRYHLERHHKDKQADSAADVKSDSKVSLQSQEMELLLAADGAQETKNSKRLFDCAKDAEGFRPTKQQKEVLSLNNAIGSTVLLKMKNNSRELNKGSVCNNSSQIHENVSAPYLEKLKAEKETKEAQPSVPHKRERQASVTSEGDDVQYVCALKDGKNVNDVRDCTENYKHKPRVDCQEKPLNLSIGTSQECSVVSTRGLLAPSTCPFCTYRTFYPEVLMMHQRLMHKYNPDTVNKNGCRNKALAKARRTGCPPALLGKDVPPLSFNSNKSKASPSTQQKLLQTGKAKQCHPPQNKVPLFSVTDSSSTAPSNLKFHKQQSNIGAQANNYRQPQQEMHSSSSISPVLDRVKRSESKVKALSVPVSQSGLVSSSMNGPLDSHLNESPWSCHRGRDYPCSKSVSNVNLDYGETSSKRMKPNLLAVEHIDSPMASYRRYEMSRFRVANRYANLLPQECSRTKPASSVLPTKQGLLNSDDVDPPNVLTVLKPYEPYSSGSLYSSCGSSNGQVTSSTVEGKRSVSYQHLSSSVLQKRSYESFIGNAHFRPSDKKT; this comes from the exons ATGCCAACTCAGCCTCTCTTGGCATACATGGATGGACCGGATGGAATAGCCAGTACCGTTGGTGCACAGATGGAGAATAATGATGCCTCAATGACAATAAAAGGAACAAACACAATTTCTTACAAAAGCTTGCAAGAAAAGTTTCTCATGCAAACTGAGGGATGCATGCCGCTGGACTGCATGTTTTGTGACGAGACTTTTAAACATCCTGAAGAACTTGGTAAGCATGTTTTAACTCAGCATAGGCCCACTCTTTGTGAACCGGCTGTCCTGCGTGTTGAAGCAGAGTATCTTAGTCCTCTAGATAAATGTAAAGTAAGAAAAAACTTGTCTTCACCAAACAAtgaaaaggacagagaagaacTTAGTTGTGAAGTTTGTGGACAAACATTTGATGAGGCTTTTGACGTTGAGGCACACATGAAAAAGCATAAAGATTCTTTCACGTATTGGTGTAGTGTATGTGGAAGAAGATTTAAAGAGCCATGGTTCCTCAAAAATCACATGAGAACGCATACTGGAAAGCCTGGTTCTAGAAACAAGCACCAACAAGGTTCTGAGAGCCCCATAACAATCAATGAGGTGGTGCAGGAGCATGTAACTGAAAATGTAACGTCACCTTACAAAATTTGTATGGTTTGTGGTTTCCTATTTCTCAATAAAGAGACTCTAATTGAGCATAGTAAAGTGCACACCAAAGAATCAGTACCCAGTGGTGAAAGCCCCCAAGTGACTGGTGAACCTAATGCAGAAGAAACATCTCGAAGAGAGGAATTTTTGCGATTCTTGAACTTAAGACCAAACTTGGTTCCAGAAAATGACAAATCACAAAAACCTGTTAAGTGGATAGCTGAACTAGATCCTTTCAACACATATCAAGCATGGCAGCTGGCTACCAAAGGTAAAGTTGCAGTTAGCCATGGCCAAGTTAAAGAACCAGGGCAAGAAGGAAGTACAGACAATGATGATTCATGTTCTGAGAAAGAAGATCTTGGTGAAATCTGGAATGCAAATAAAGGTAGCCAGACTGAAACTACAGGGAAgtcaaaagtaaataaaaacagCAGTTACACAGGGAATGGTAACTTATCCCAAGACAAACTGAAACATCCCGGTGGTGAAGTGCCTTCTATGGAGATGGATTCTAAATTGTCCCAGAACAAAGAGAAACCGACACACTGTTCAGAGTGTGGTAAAGCCTTCAGAACATACCACCAGCTAGTCCTTCATTCCAGAGTacataagagagacaggcgaacTGATGGAGAGACTTCGGTGGCTTCAAGGACGTGCTGTGCTGATATAATTGCAACTCTGGATGAAAATGGAGCAGGAGAACGAATAGAAGGAGGCTCTGAAGATGGATCTGAAGATGGGCTTCCGGAAACACTTAATTTAG ataaaaatgaagatgGTTTGGAAAGAGCAAAAGTTAAAAACCTTGGAGCCTCCAGAGAATGCAGCTATTGTGGAAAGTATTTTCGCTCAAATTATTACCTCAATATTCATCTCAGAACTCATACAG gtgaaaaacCATACAAATGTGAATTCTGTGACTAcgcagcagcacagaaaacttCACTGAGGTATCACTTAGAGAGGCATCACAAGGACAAGCAAGCTGATAGTGCAGCAGACGTGAAAAGTGACAGCAAAGTTTCATTACAGAGTCAGGAGATGGAGCTCTTGCTGGCTGCTGATGGTGCTCAAGAAACCAAAAATTCGAAGAGGCTTTTTGATTGTGCCAAAGATGCTGAGGGCTTCCGACCTACCAAGCAGCAAAAGGAAGTTCTGTCCCTGAACAATGCAATAGGCAGCacagtccttttaaaaatgaaaaataattctagGGAATTGAACAAAGGTTCTGTTTGTAACAATTCAAGTCAAATACATGAGAATGTGTCCGCTCCTTACCTGGAAAAACTAAAGGCtgagaaggaaacaaaggaaGCTCAGCCCAGTGTTCCTCATAAAAGAGAGAGGCAGGCTTCTGTGACATCAGAGGGCGATGATGTCCAGTATGTTTGTGCTTTAAAGGATGGAAAAAATGTGAATGACGTGCGAGACTGCACTGAAAACTACAAACACAAACCTAGGGTGGACTGTCAAGAAAAGCCCTTGAACTTATCTATTGGGACTTCACAAGAATGTTCAGTGGTTTCAACTAGAGGCCTGCTAGCACCCAGCACCTGTCCATTTTGTACTTACAGAACATTTTACCCAGAAGTCCTAATGATGCACCAGAGGCTGATGCACAAATACAATCCTGACACCGTTAACAAAAATGGCTGTAGAAACAAGGCTCTAGCTAAAGCCAGACGCACTGGATGCCCTCCAGCTCTGCTTGGTAAAGATGTGCCTCCTCTGTCTTTTAATTCTAATAAAAGTAAGGCTTCCCCATCTACACAGCAAAAACTGTTGCAAACGGGGAAAGCTAAACAATGTCACCCTCCACAGAACAAAGTCCCTCTCTTTTCAGTGACTGACTCAAGCAGCACAGCCCCAAGTAACCTCAAGTTTCATAAACAGCAAAGTAATATTGGAGCTCAGGCAAATAACTATAGACAACCTCAGCAAGAAATGCACTCCAGTTCCAGTATCTCTCCAGTATTGGACAGAGTAAAAAGATCTGAATCTAAAGTAAAAGCTCTAAGTGTCCCAGTGTCTCAATCTGGTCTAGTAAGCAGCAGTATGAATGGCCCTCTCGACTCTCACCTAAATGAATCTCCCTGGTCTTGTCATCGAGGAAGAGACTATCCTTGTAGTAAATCTGTGAGCAATGTAAATCTAGACTATGGTGAAACGTCTTCTAAACGAATGAAACCTAATCTGTTAGCTGTTGAGCATATTGACTCTCCAATGGCTAGTTACAGAAGATACGAAATGAGCAGATTTCGTGTTGCAAACAGATATGCAAATCTGCTACCTCAGGAATGTTCTCGCACCAAACCTGCATCCTCTGTTTTGCCAACCAAACAAGGGCTTCTGAATTCAGATGATGTTGATCCTCCTAATGTATTGACTGTTCTCAAACCTTATGAGCCGTATAGCTCTGGATCACTTTACAGTTCTTGTGGATCTAGCAATGGCCAAGTAACCAGCTCTACAGTAGAAG GAAAGAGATCAGTGTCATACCAACACTTATCTAGCAGCGTGCTGCAAAAGCGAAGTTATGAAAGCTTCATTGGTAATGCACACTTTCGACCAAGTGACAAGAAGACTTAA
- the ZNF217 gene encoding zinc finger protein 217 isoform X1 — MPTQPLLAYMDGPDGIASTVGAQMENNDASMTIKGTNTISYKSLQEKFLMQTEGCMPLDCMFCDETFKHPEELGKHVLTQHRPTLCEPAVLRVEAEYLSPLDKCKVRKNLSSPNNEKDREELSCEVCGQTFDEAFDVEAHMKKHKDSFTYWCSVCGRRFKEPWFLKNHMRTHTGKPGSRNKHQQGSESPITINEVVQEHVTENVTSPYKICMVCGFLFLNKETLIEHSKVHTKESVPSGESPQVTGEPNAEETSRREEFLRFLNLRPNLVPENDKSQKPVKWIAELDPFNTYQAWQLATKGKVAVSHGQVKEPGQEGSTDNDDSCSEKEDLGEIWNANKGSQTETTGKSKVNKNSSYTGNGNLSQDKLKHPGGEVPSMEMDSKLSQNKEKPTHCSECGKAFRTYHQLVLHSRVHKRDRRTDGETSVASRTCCADIIATLDENGAGERIEGGSEDGSEDGLPETLNLGIFSPKDKNEDGLERAKVKNLGASRECSYCGKYFRSNYYLNIHLRTHTGEKPYKCEFCDYAAAQKTSLRYHLERHHKDKQADSAADVKSDSKVSLQSQEMELLLAADGAQETKNSKRLFDCAKDAEGFRPTKQQKEVLSLNNAIGSTVLLKMKNNSRELNKGSVCNNSSQIHENVSAPYLEKLKAEKETKEAQPSVPHKRERQASVTSEGDDVQYVCALKDGKNVNDVRDCTENYKHKPRVDCQEKPLNLSIGTSQECSVVSTRGLLAPSTCPFCTYRTFYPEVLMMHQRLMHKYNPDTVNKNGCRNKALAKARRTGCPPALLGKDVPPLSFNSNKSKASPSTQQKLLQTGKAKQCHPPQNKVPLFSVTDSSSTAPSNLKFHKQQSNIGAQANNYRQPQQEMHSSSSISPVLDRVKRSESKVKALSVPVSQSGLVSSSMNGPLDSHLNESPWSCHRGRDYPCSKSVSNVNLDYGETSSKRMKPNLLAVEHIDSPMASYRRYEMSRFRVANRYANLLPQECSRTKPASSVLPTKQGLLNSDDVDPPNVLTVLKPYEPYSSGSLYSSCGSSNGQVTSSTVEGKRSVSYQHLSSSVLQKRSYESFIGNAHFRPSDKKT, encoded by the exons ATGCCAACTCAGCCTCTCTTGGCATACATGGATGGACCGGATGGAATAGCCAGTACCGTTGGTGCACAGATGGAGAATAATGATGCCTCAATGACAATAAAAGGAACAAACACAATTTCTTACAAAAGCTTGCAAGAAAAGTTTCTCATGCAAACTGAGGGATGCATGCCGCTGGACTGCATGTTTTGTGACGAGACTTTTAAACATCCTGAAGAACTTGGTAAGCATGTTTTAACTCAGCATAGGCCCACTCTTTGTGAACCGGCTGTCCTGCGTGTTGAAGCAGAGTATCTTAGTCCTCTAGATAAATGTAAAGTAAGAAAAAACTTGTCTTCACCAAACAAtgaaaaggacagagaagaacTTAGTTGTGAAGTTTGTGGACAAACATTTGATGAGGCTTTTGACGTTGAGGCACACATGAAAAAGCATAAAGATTCTTTCACGTATTGGTGTAGTGTATGTGGAAGAAGATTTAAAGAGCCATGGTTCCTCAAAAATCACATGAGAACGCATACTGGAAAGCCTGGTTCTAGAAACAAGCACCAACAAGGTTCTGAGAGCCCCATAACAATCAATGAGGTGGTGCAGGAGCATGTAACTGAAAATGTAACGTCACCTTACAAAATTTGTATGGTTTGTGGTTTCCTATTTCTCAATAAAGAGACTCTAATTGAGCATAGTAAAGTGCACACCAAAGAATCAGTACCCAGTGGTGAAAGCCCCCAAGTGACTGGTGAACCTAATGCAGAAGAAACATCTCGAAGAGAGGAATTTTTGCGATTCTTGAACTTAAGACCAAACTTGGTTCCAGAAAATGACAAATCACAAAAACCTGTTAAGTGGATAGCTGAACTAGATCCTTTCAACACATATCAAGCATGGCAGCTGGCTACCAAAGGTAAAGTTGCAGTTAGCCATGGCCAAGTTAAAGAACCAGGGCAAGAAGGAAGTACAGACAATGATGATTCATGTTCTGAGAAAGAAGATCTTGGTGAAATCTGGAATGCAAATAAAGGTAGCCAGACTGAAACTACAGGGAAgtcaaaagtaaataaaaacagCAGTTACACAGGGAATGGTAACTTATCCCAAGACAAACTGAAACATCCCGGTGGTGAAGTGCCTTCTATGGAGATGGATTCTAAATTGTCCCAGAACAAAGAGAAACCGACACACTGTTCAGAGTGTGGTAAAGCCTTCAGAACATACCACCAGCTAGTCCTTCATTCCAGAGTacataagagagacaggcgaacTGATGGAGAGACTTCGGTGGCTTCAAGGACGTGCTGTGCTGATATAATTGCAACTCTGGATGAAAATGGAGCAGGAGAACGAATAGAAGGAGGCTCTGAAGATGGATCTGAAGATGGGCTTCCGGAAACACTTAATTTAG GTATATTTTCTCccaaagataaaaatgaagatgGTTTGGAAAGAGCAAAAGTTAAAAACCTTGGAGCCTCCAGAGAATGCAGCTATTGTGGAAAGTATTTTCGCTCAAATTATTACCTCAATATTCATCTCAGAACTCATACAG gtgaaaaacCATACAAATGTGAATTCTGTGACTAcgcagcagcacagaaaacttCACTGAGGTATCACTTAGAGAGGCATCACAAGGACAAGCAAGCTGATAGTGCAGCAGACGTGAAAAGTGACAGCAAAGTTTCATTACAGAGTCAGGAGATGGAGCTCTTGCTGGCTGCTGATGGTGCTCAAGAAACCAAAAATTCGAAGAGGCTTTTTGATTGTGCCAAAGATGCTGAGGGCTTCCGACCTACCAAGCAGCAAAAGGAAGTTCTGTCCCTGAACAATGCAATAGGCAGCacagtccttttaaaaatgaaaaataattctagGGAATTGAACAAAGGTTCTGTTTGTAACAATTCAAGTCAAATACATGAGAATGTGTCCGCTCCTTACCTGGAAAAACTAAAGGCtgagaaggaaacaaaggaaGCTCAGCCCAGTGTTCCTCATAAAAGAGAGAGGCAGGCTTCTGTGACATCAGAGGGCGATGATGTCCAGTATGTTTGTGCTTTAAAGGATGGAAAAAATGTGAATGACGTGCGAGACTGCACTGAAAACTACAAACACAAACCTAGGGTGGACTGTCAAGAAAAGCCCTTGAACTTATCTATTGGGACTTCACAAGAATGTTCAGTGGTTTCAACTAGAGGCCTGCTAGCACCCAGCACCTGTCCATTTTGTACTTACAGAACATTTTACCCAGAAGTCCTAATGATGCACCAGAGGCTGATGCACAAATACAATCCTGACACCGTTAACAAAAATGGCTGTAGAAACAAGGCTCTAGCTAAAGCCAGACGCACTGGATGCCCTCCAGCTCTGCTTGGTAAAGATGTGCCTCCTCTGTCTTTTAATTCTAATAAAAGTAAGGCTTCCCCATCTACACAGCAAAAACTGTTGCAAACGGGGAAAGCTAAACAATGTCACCCTCCACAGAACAAAGTCCCTCTCTTTTCAGTGACTGACTCAAGCAGCACAGCCCCAAGTAACCTCAAGTTTCATAAACAGCAAAGTAATATTGGAGCTCAGGCAAATAACTATAGACAACCTCAGCAAGAAATGCACTCCAGTTCCAGTATCTCTCCAGTATTGGACAGAGTAAAAAGATCTGAATCTAAAGTAAAAGCTCTAAGTGTCCCAGTGTCTCAATCTGGTCTAGTAAGCAGCAGTATGAATGGCCCTCTCGACTCTCACCTAAATGAATCTCCCTGGTCTTGTCATCGAGGAAGAGACTATCCTTGTAGTAAATCTGTGAGCAATGTAAATCTAGACTATGGTGAAACGTCTTCTAAACGAATGAAACCTAATCTGTTAGCTGTTGAGCATATTGACTCTCCAATGGCTAGTTACAGAAGATACGAAATGAGCAGATTTCGTGTTGCAAACAGATATGCAAATCTGCTACCTCAGGAATGTTCTCGCACCAAACCTGCATCCTCTGTTTTGCCAACCAAACAAGGGCTTCTGAATTCAGATGATGTTGATCCTCCTAATGTATTGACTGTTCTCAAACCTTATGAGCCGTATAGCTCTGGATCACTTTACAGTTCTTGTGGATCTAGCAATGGCCAAGTAACCAGCTCTACAGTAGAAG GAAAGAGATCAGTGTCATACCAACACTTATCTAGCAGCGTGCTGCAAAAGCGAAGTTATGAAAGCTTCATTGGTAATGCACACTTTCGACCAAGTGACAAGAAGACTTAA